The following proteins are co-located in the Megalops cyprinoides isolate fMegCyp1 chromosome 15, fMegCyp1.pri, whole genome shotgun sequence genome:
- the LOC118790439 gene encoding lysophosphatidylserine lipase ABHD12-like produces the protein MKKRSSHGRKHTPADNGESKTTGGKGREVEGKVPRCIQSNSGWFMRIKKALLALCIVYSSVPFVLRLFPGILAHVVYSHTFRVPFFVDLGRPADLSLNHTVNFYLTPEEGVTVGVWHTVPDSRWKEAQGKDLAWYQESLKDGAPVIIYLHGNGGTRGVSHRVELMKVLTTAGFHVVALDYRGYGESTGHPSEAGLTMDALYLYQWVKEHSGRSPVCLWGHSLGTGVATNTALKLQEQGIAVDAVVLEAPYTNIREAGAYHPFGMIYWKFPYFDYFFLDTMALNNLAFHNDENLKTMRSPLLILHAEDDRIVPFHMSQKLFQIAQQAQGLEQQVQMVPFSKSLGYSHNGIYKDPTLPNIIWKFLQPLMP, from the exons ATGAAGAAAAGAAGTAGCCATGGGCGCAAACATACGCCTGCTGATAACGGGGAGAGTAAGACCAcgggggggaaagggagggaggtcGAAGGGAAAGTACCACGATGTATCCAGTCGAA TTCCGGGTGGTTCATGAGGATCAAAAAGGCGCTCCTCGCGCTCTGCATTGTCTACAGCTCCGTTCCATTCGTCCTCCGCCTGTTTCCAGGGATATTGGCGCATGTGGTGTATTCGCATACCT TCAGAGTCCCATTCTTTGTGGACCTCGGCCGTCCTGCAGACCTCTCTTTGAACCACACCGTCAACTTCTACCTCACACCAGAGGAAGGGGTCACAGTAGGCGTGTG GCACACAGTCCCTGACAGCCGATGGAAGGAGGCCCAGGGAAAAGACCTGGCGTGGTACCAGGAGTCTTTAAAAGATGGGGCCCCCGTTATCATCTATCTCCATGGTAATGGGGGCACCAG GGGAGTCAGTCACCGAGTGGAACTAATGAAA GTCCTGACCACAGCTGGGTTTCATGTCGTGGCCCTGGATTACAGAG GATATGGAGAGTCCACTGGCCATCCCAGCGAGGCGGGCTTGACCATGGATGCCCTGTACCTGTACCAGTGGGTGAAAGAACACAGTGGGAGaagccctgtctgtctgtggggacACTCCCTTGGCACTGG GGTGGCTACCAACACTGCACTTAAATTGCAGGAGCAAggtat AGCTGTTGATGCAGTCGTCCTGGAGGCTCCATACACAAATATTCGAGAAGCAGGTGCCTACCATCCTTTTGGCATG ATTTACTGGAAGTTCCCATACTTTGATTACTTCTTCTTGGACACCATGGCACTGAACAATTTAGCCTTTCATAACGATGAAAA CCTGAAAACGATGCGCAGCCCCCTGCTGATCTTGCATGCAGAGGATGACCGCATTGTTCCCTTCCACATGAGCCAGAAG CTGTTTCAGATTGCACAGCAGGCTCAGGGCTTGGAACAGCAGGTCCAGATGGTGCCGTTCAGCAAATCGCTGGGTTACTCCCACAATGGGATCTACAAGGACCCCACTTTGCCCAACATTATATG GAAATTTCTACAGCCCCTGATGCCCTAA